A window of Equus caballus isolate H_3958 breed thoroughbred chromosome 10, TB-T2T, whole genome shotgun sequence contains these coding sequences:
- the NAT14 gene encoding probable N-acetyltransferase 14 encodes MAPSHLSVREMREDEKPVVLEMLKAGVKDTENRVALHALTRPPALLLLAAASSGLRFVLASFALALLLPVFLAVAAMKLGLRARWGSLPPPGGLGGPWVAVRGSGDVCGVLALAPGSNAGDGARVTRLSVSRWHRRRGVGRRLLAFAESRARAWAGGMGEPRARLVVPVAVAAWGVAGMLEGCGYQAEGSWGCMGYTLVREFSKDL; translated from the exons ATGGCCCCCAGTCACCTGTCTGTGCGGGAGATGAGGGAAGATGAGAAACCTGTGGTGCTGGAGATGCTGAAG GCTGGTGTGAAGGACACGGAGAACCGAGTGGCCCTTCATGCGCTGACGCGGCCGCCGGCCCTGCTCCTCCTGGCGGCGGCCAGCAGCGGCCTGCGCTTCGTCCTGGCCTCCTTCGCCCTGGCCCTCCTCCTGCCCGTGTTCCTGGCTGTGGCCGCCATGAAGCTGGGCCTGCGGGCCCGGTGGGGCTCGCTGCCTCCGCCAGGCGGTCTAGGGGGCCCCTGGGTGGCAGTGCGCGGCTCCGGTGACGTGTGCGGGGTCCTGGCCCTGGCCCCGGGCTCCAATGCTGGGGATGGGGCCCGGGTCACCCGCCTCTCTGTCTCCCGCTGGCACCGCCGCCGAGGTGTGGGCAGGCGGCTGCTGGCCTTTGCCGAATCCCGGGCACGAGCCTGGGCGGGGGGCATGGGGGAGCCCCGGGCTCGGCTCGTGGTCCCGGTGGCTGTGGCAGCCTGGGGCGTGGCGGGGATGCTGGAGGGCTGCGGCTACCAGGCCGAGGGGAGCTGGGGCTGCATGGGCTACACGCTGGTGAGGGAGTTCAGCAAGGACCTGTGA